Below is a genomic region from Macaca thibetana thibetana isolate TM-01 chromosome 1, ASM2454274v1, whole genome shotgun sequence.
GGTGGTCTGGCTGGCACCATCGCAGGCAGAGCTGGGTTGTAAATTGAGGCAATCTCCTAGTGGAAGGGAGTTCTGTGGGTGCCTGATTTGCTTCAAGATTCCTTCTCTAGAACTTCTAGGTAAACACAAAGTCATAAAGTTGCCTTGTAGAATGTGTCTGGTGGAGACAGTAAAGGATATATTTGTATTCCTAACCAGCCaagaaggaggtgagggagaaggaaaaaataaattcatatcgagaccatcctggctaacactgtgaaaccccacccctactaaaagtaaatatatatatatacacacacacatatatatatatacacacacacacacacacacacatatatatatatatgtaaaagattagccgggcgaggtggcggcgcctgtagtcccaggtactcgggaggctgaggcaggagaatggtgtgaacccgggaggcggagcttgcagtgagccgagatcacaccactgcactccagcctgggccacagggagactccgtcttaaaaaaaaaaaaaaaaaaaagtctcatggAAAGTTTATCATAGATTGCcctatataaaatacaaatgatagAAATGTTTGGAATGTTGTTAGTAATTACAAATAGTACTTACTCTATCTGCCAATAATTAAATTACTAATACAAATTATATACTACTGCTCAGTCTTCGTGCTGATCCCATACGGTTTCCAAATGActtacatgaaaataatttattcctcTATATTGCCCTTCACAAATTACCAGAGGTCATAAAATAATTGCTCTGTAGAGGCCCAGAAACTTGTaggaattttcttaaaatgtatttggaattCCAAATAGGGAATAATTTCagtacatttaaatgtttttaattagggTGAATATACTTAAGATAAACTgcatcattttaacttttttaagtgtacagttctgtggcattaaggaCATTTatattgttgtgcaaccacccCCACCATGCATCTCCAGAGCAGTTTCATCGTCTCCAACTAAAATTATGTTCTCCACACAATTATtctcctgtctcccttcccccatcccccggGGTCCAgcattccactttctgtctctgtgaatttcaCTACTCTGGGTACTTCATGTAGGTGAATTCATACAATATTTGCCTCtttgtggcttatttcactttgcataatgtcaTCAAAGTTCATCTGTGCTATAGCATGTGTCATAATTTATTTCATGATTAAAATGAATAATAGTCTATTGTATGTACTCActacattttttattgatttctctgTGGACGGACACTTAAGATATTTCTGCCTTTGGgatgttgtgaataatgctgctgtgaacgtgGGCATAGAAGTATCTTTTTGAGGGTCTTATTTCTTCGGGTCCACATTCTGAAGTGAAATAGCTGGAGCATATactaattctgtttaatttttgaagaaattacTATACAGATGGTCCAGAAACACaatattttgatgattttttgactttaacATGCATTTATAGGAACATGTAATCCTATTGTAAGTTAAGGAGCATCTGGAATTACAATggtttgacttacaatattttaacATTGAGATGACTTTTTCAGGatagtaaatgtatattttacttatGATATTTTCGACTCCTAATGATTTTATCAGGCTGAAATCCATCATAAATCGAGAAGCCTCTCAATCATTTTCCTCAGAGGCTATACAATTTCATTTTGGCTCTGGCTATACTTTTGTCATTTTAGCTCTTACACTTAGGTCACTGATTTATTTTGACTTAATTGTGCTGTAAAGTAAGCATCCAATTTCAATGTTTTGAATGTAGTTATCCAGTTTTTCAAACACTGTTTATTGAAACCATTGTCCCTTCCCAATTGAGTAAACTCAGTTCCCTTTCCAAAAATATATTGCTGTTTATAGGAGAGTCTATTTCTTGACTCTGTTTTCTTcgtcctcctcccctcctccccctcctcctcctcctccttcttcttcttcttcttcttcctcttcctcttcctcttcttcctcctcctcttcttgtttgagacacagtctcactctgtcacccaggtgggaatGTGGGgctacaatcttggctcactgcaaccttggcctcctgggctcaagcaatcctcccacctcagtttccccaagtagctgggactactggtgtgaaccacctcccctggctaatttttgtattttttgtagaaacaggatttttcCATTTTGGTTGGTCTCAATgttctgagctcaagcagtctgcctgcctcagcctcccaacgagctgggattacaggcgtgaacaaaCACACTTGACCTCTCCTTTCTTCTATTGGTATACATGCCTGGTTTTATAACaatgccatactgttttgattactgtagattttggaagtggaacaagacaaggatgcccactctcaccattcccagccagagcaatcagacaagagaaagaaataaagggcatccatattggtaaacaggaagtcaaactgttgctgtttgctgatgatatgattgtttacctagaaaaccctaaagactcccccagaaagctcctagaactaataaaggAATTCAGccaagtttcaggatacaaaattaatttacataaatCAGTAGCTCTCCTATTCACCAACAGCAGCCAAGCAGAGATTCTAAGCATTAGggaagcaaagacacagaatacACATCCTACGGGTGAGAGCTTGAGCAGAGGCATGGAAGCTAAAATGGAATTGGCATATAGATATTCAGATATCTATATCTAGGGTCTGCGGTAACTTGAGAATTGTGAAACTGAATGAGGAGGCAAAAGAGAATGAACATTTAGTGGTGGCAGACATTAAAAGCCAAGACTGTGAGTTACATTTTGTGAAAAGGGTACCTAACATAATAATTCattctacatttcaaaatagaagaACCAAATAATGATGTCTGACTTAGAGAAAGTTTGACTTGGGATTATTATGCAAAGACAAttcaagaaggaaataaatgttcCTCCAAATGAGTGACAGGCTGCTGCAGCTTTAGAAGTAAGTCTTACACAATAAGTGTAGAATAATATCATCCAGAAAACGTAATGCTAATTTATTCATAATAAGATCCAAACATATGCATTTAACTTACCTTTCCATGCATTTGTTTTAAGCATAACATATAATCTTGATTACATCTGAGTCTGTGTTCGACATAAAATATTCCTATCCTTTTGAAGTTGTAAGACAAATGATTTTtcccataaatgtatatatttcctaGAAAAAATTTTGGTTATAAATATTTGTCTCATCAAATATTAATCTCTGGATAGAAAATacgattttttttctaaatacgaAAGATTAGTTTGTCATTTAAGAGTTATAAAGTTGTTTAAATAATTCACAGTCTAACTAAactaaggatttttaaaataattggctTACTATTCTATAAGCAGTCCCCTCTTATCCactgttttgctttccatggtttctCCTGTGAtcaactgcagtctgaaaatattgTGTGGAAAATGTCACAAATGAACACTTCATAAATTATAAATTGGTTTTCAGTCATAGCCCAGTGTTGCCTCATAGTGCCTACATTGTTCCCCTCACTTTATTTCATCGTGTAGACATTTTGTCTTCCCATGAAGTATTTTGTCATCACAAGAAAAATGAGCACAGTACAACGAGGTATTTTGAGAAAAAGATAGGACCTGCATTtgcataacttttattacagtatatagttataattgttctattttatttgtagttatttttgttaatctcatctaatttataagttaaaattTATAACATGTATTGATGGATATAAAAAATAGTGTATATAGGATTCAGTGTCAACTGCAatttcaggcattcactgggggCCTTGGAATGCAGCCCCTGCGGATAATGGGGAACTACTGTACTTGACTTACCCTTGTGTCTCCCTTCAGGAAGGATCGTATGAATGCTCCATGGAAAATTACAATCAAACGTTAACTGATTTCATCTTATTGGGGCTGTTTCCACCGACGAAATTTGGCCTCTTCCTCTTCATTCTCATTGTCCTCATTTTCCTAATGGCTCTAATTGGAAACTTATCCATGATTCTTCTCATCTTCTTGGACACCCATCTCCACACACCCATGTATTTCCTACTTAGTCAGCTCTCCCTCATCGACCTAAATTACATCTCCACCATTGTTCCTAAGATGGCTTCTGATTTTCTGCGTAGAAACAAGACTATCTCCTTCATTGGGTGTGGGACTCAGAGTTTCTTCTTCATGACTTTCGCAGGTGCAGAAGCGCTGCTCCTGACATCAATGGCCTATGATCGTTATGTGGCCATTTGTTTTCCTCTCCACTATCCCATCCGTATGAGCAAAAGAATGTGTGTGCTGATGATAACAGGATCTTGGATGATAGGCTCCGTCAACTCTTGTGCTCACACGGTATATGCTCTCCATATCCCATATTGCAAGTCCAGAGCCATCAATCATTTTTTCTGTGATGTTCCAACTATGTTGACCCTAGCCTGTACAGACACCTGGGTCTATGAGTATACAGTGTTTCTGAGCAGCACCATCTTTCTTGTGTTTCCCTTCACTGGCATTGCGTGTTCCTATGGCCGGGTTCTCCTCGCTGTCTACCGCATGCACTCtgcagaagggaggaagaaggccTATTCGACCTGCAGCACCCACCTCACTGTAGTGACTTTCTACTATGCACCCTTTGCTTATACCTATCTACGTCCAAGATCCCTGCGATCTCCAACAGAGGACAAGGTTCTGGCTGTCTTCTACACCATCCTCACCCCAATGCTCAACCCCATCATCTACAGCCTGAGAAACAAGGAGGTGATGGGGGCCCTGACACGAGTGATTCAGAAAATCTTCTCGGTGAAAATGTAGACATACGTTCTGTCTTAGAGTCAAAGCACTAGGTTCATATCATCTTAGCTATGTACAGCAGTTAAGAAAAACATTATTACACGTCCAGTGTGTCAAACAGAGGTTAATCTAGATTTGCCTTTTAATTTAGTCTTGACATTATAGTTGCATATTCTaagacatttgttttgtttttatttgtgtttctttttatcaaAAGACAGATCATATATTTTCCACTAAATTGTAAGGGCACAGAATTTCATTATCATgtagaaatcaaaataataactgTCCAAAGGAATCATATCATTGAGCATAATAGTTATATGTTGATTATTTcccattattattaaaataagacaaaataacaataaattatttaagaCTACTGAATCTAATTgaatatcaaataatattttatttactctcaACTGCTGTCTCCTCTTTTTGCTAAAGTaatgatttataaagaaatttaccTCAGGATAAATACTTATGTCTGGGGTGAAGTCAATTTGGCTTTAGTAAAACAACAATTTCTCTATAAGAGATTCTACAGAAGTTACCTTCTCTAGAACCTCTTAGATTACAGTTGACTTAGACTTAGTTGAGTGTGGAGTAGGTTATTTGAACCATTCCCCAGTCACATCACAACACACTCAATGTTTGTCTCTTGAGTAGCCACGGGTATTCTCATGCAAGACATTCTATCCTGAACAAATTTTTTTCCACTTACTCTTCTTCTAAATCAACAAGTCTGTAGATCTTGGATTGGGATCAACTCCTCTGCTGCACTATTTTTATACTTGCTTAGGCATGTGCCTAAAAGGATcaacattattttcataaaagttaTCTGCTTAGGTCCATTCTCTGAGTGAAAGGCCATTGCTCTCCAGAAGAGCCCATTCCTGAGAAACTCTTTAATCtctgaggagaggaggaagaaggaaggtagAATGAACAAGTAAGAGAAAAGCCCTGCATTTTACAATTTTCCATAATGTaacatttttctataattatttttccaaagttCTTTCTGTTGCTCTCAAATAGAATAATCTTCACTctggaaatataattaaaatgcataaaaagtatttatttgaaGAGTAACATCACGtgatcagaaaatatattttcatttagtattaattaattttgtttatttattttttatgttactttaagttctggcatATGTgagcagaacgtgcaggtttgttacataggtttacacGTGCCGTTGTgctttgctgcacctgtcaacccaccatctaggttttaagccccgtatgctttaggtatttgtcctaatgccctccctccccttgcccaaGAATTTGTAATGATAGCCATTAAAATCTCAATGTAGAAAATTTTATATctgatttgaaaaagaaaactgtaggctTTAATATTATGTATCTAAAATGCTATTAtagcaatgtaaaataaaatagatgatagatgatagtgTAAAATGACTgttaaatacaagaaaatatgtattcaatATTTACAACATGAACTTATCTTTTCattgtaaataatataaaactacgttttgtcttttataaaatgcatttttattaaaatacactGTGTATCCATTAAAAGTCATTTGACAAATATAAGTGTGTCTATGTAAAAAGTAGATCATAAACGTGTTTACCTCTGTAAAtctaacattgttttaaaaagaaaagccccaGATTGTCCAAACCACAGCGGTGATGAATGCCTGATctgcagttgacccttgaacaatgcagacTTGAACTGTGCAGGCCACTTACACATGGATTTCCCTCTGCCTCCgccactcctgagacagcaagaccaacctctCCTCCTCTTCGAAGGTCATTCAGAGGTCCTGAATGTTTCGTATTTTTTCACATGGAACTTTCCTGGAGAGAATCCCAAGCATGGTTCACATTGGTTCTCACAAGCTGGGAAAAACTGGGAATGATTATGTTACTATGATTGTAGCCTTCCAGTGAAAGTCccagtttcatttctttctgtccttcaaTCCAGACTGGCTttcagacacaaaaagaaaaatacgtcatgatctcacttatatattgggactaaaaataaactgaatacaaagaaacagagagtagaatggtggttactcaAAGTTAGCTTGTCTGAGAAACTGACTCGGTGCAGGATGCAGCGTCTTCATCTCCCTGTCTCATGAGGTCACCACTCACTCTCCACCAATCAGCAATCGCCACACGTTAGCTCGTCAGGCAACCGGACTCCTTAAAAATGCCATCCCGAAGCGTCTCCAGAAGGCTGATTTGAggctctctttctcttcctccttcagctGGCCTACGATTATTAAACTTTGTCTCCT
It encodes:
- the LOC126943487 gene encoding olfactory receptor 2L5 — encoded protein: MENYNQTLTDFILLGLFPPTKFGLFLFILIVLIFLMALIGNLSMILLIFLDTHLHTPMYFLLSQLSLIDLNYISTIVPKMASDFLRRNKTISFIGCGTQSFFFMTFAGAEALLLTSMAYDRYVAICFPLHYPIRMSKRMCVLMITGSWMIGSVNSCAHTVYALHIPYCKSRAINHFFCDVPTMLTLACTDTWVYEYTVFLSSTIFLVFPFTGIACSYGRVLLAVYRMHSAEGRKKAYSTCSTHLTVVTFYYAPFAYTYLRPRSLRSPTEDKVLAVFYTILTPMLNPIIYSLRNKEVMGALTRVIQKIFSVKM